One window from the genome of Leptospira johnsonii encodes:
- the purT gene encoding formate-dependent phosphoribosylglycinamide formyltransferase produces MRKKILLLGSGELGKEFVIAAQRLGQYVIAVDSYEGAPAMQVAHEKEVIDMLDGDALDRIVAKHKPDLIVPEIEAIRTERFYEYEKQGYQVVPSAKAANFTMNRKAIRDLASQTLSLKTAKYKYASTLEGLKEAISTIGIPCVVKPLMSSSGKGQSVIKTESDIEPAWIASQTKGRTGASEIIVEEFISFESEITLLTVTQKSGRTLFCPPIGHRQERGDYQESWQPAELSDSQLKSAQEMAEKVTKELGGAGIWGVEFFLTKDDVYFSELSPRPHDTGMVTLAGTQSFNEFELHARTVLGLPIPEILLVRRGASAVILAQTEGQVPNIQGLDKACEMPESDLRIFGKPITKKYRRMGVALTYSDKDESISMLRKRAVLIASKIKVD; encoded by the coding sequence ATGAGAAAGAAAATACTTCTGCTCGGCTCAGGCGAGCTTGGAAAAGAATTCGTAATCGCCGCCCAAAGACTAGGCCAATATGTAATCGCGGTCGATAGCTATGAGGGTGCTCCAGCCATGCAGGTTGCCCATGAAAAAGAAGTCATCGATATGCTGGATGGGGACGCATTAGATCGGATCGTTGCCAAACACAAACCGGATCTGATCGTTCCTGAAATAGAAGCAATCCGAACAGAAAGATTTTACGAATACGAAAAACAAGGCTACCAAGTAGTTCCCAGCGCCAAAGCAGCTAACTTTACGATGAATCGTAAGGCGATCAGAGACCTTGCTTCCCAAACCCTAAGTCTAAAAACAGCTAAGTATAAATACGCTTCCACTTTAGAAGGACTGAAGGAAGCCATTTCGACCATAGGTATTCCTTGCGTTGTAAAACCATTGATGTCTTCTTCCGGAAAAGGACAATCGGTGATCAAAACTGAATCCGATATAGAACCCGCCTGGATCGCTTCTCAAACTAAAGGAAGAACCGGCGCCTCCGAGATCATAGTCGAAGAATTTATCTCTTTCGAATCTGAGATCACATTATTGACCGTAACTCAAAAGTCAGGAAGGACTTTGTTCTGTCCTCCTATCGGTCATAGGCAAGAAAGAGGAGACTACCAAGAAAGCTGGCAACCCGCAGAGCTCAGCGATTCTCAACTCAAATCCGCTCAGGAAATGGCGGAGAAGGTCACCAAAGAACTAGGCGGCGCAGGGATCTGGGGAGTAGAATTCTTCTTAACGAAAGATGACGTTTATTTTTCAGAACTTTCTCCCAGACCTCATGATACAGGAATGGTTACTTTGGCTGGCACCCAAAGTTTTAACGAATTTGAATTACACGCTAGAACCGTTTTAGGTCTTCCAATCCCTGAAATTCTTTTGGTAAGAAGAGGAGCAAGCGCTGTCATACTTGCTCAAACGGAAGGTCAGGTCCCGAATATCCAAGGATTGGATAAGGCTTGCGAAATGCCTGAGTCTGATTTGAGAATTTTTGGAAAACCGATCACTAAAAAATATAGAAGAATGGGAGTAGCTCTTACTTATTCAGATAAGGATGAATCTATCTCCATGCTCCGAAAAAGAGCTGTATTGATCGCATCTAAGATCAAAGTGGATTAA
- a CDS encoding glycosyl hydrolase family 18 protein produces the protein MKIFSRLRSTFTCVICISLCPLSAQESVWEYTISQDLSAKPLAYWKKISKPGTTVCFTGTYIGSNGEVSGISVPSTLQTIGKKNGTRWFPLITFRSEAIGKKLLSSPQLRKSLVRNLELYLEEHSFYSGIHLDFEGLGPEHSTHYKELLLELQPALKKKGKLLTLAVFPSEEIDPKLSGFHSAIYKENLADEIVLMAYDLHSPKTSPGPVTEFDWAKRNTELLLKTYQPEQIWLGLPLYGYYWKKGNKKPKLLTRMMDKKFALEFGKEAKGIYIIKTENGEGSLILEFDHWIKYANSLKLSGIAFWRLGF, from the coding sequence ATGAAGATCTTTTCAAGGCTTAGATCCACTTTTACCTGCGTCATTTGTATTTCCCTATGTCCCTTATCCGCTCAGGAGAGTGTATGGGAGTATACTATAAGCCAGGATCTAAGCGCCAAACCCTTGGCTTATTGGAAGAAGATATCCAAGCCTGGGACCACCGTATGTTTTACCGGGACTTATATCGGAAGCAATGGAGAAGTTTCCGGGATTTCGGTACCTTCTACCCTCCAAACAATCGGAAAGAAGAACGGGACAAGATGGTTTCCGCTCATTACTTTTCGGTCAGAAGCTATAGGGAAGAAGTTACTCTCTTCTCCCCAACTTAGAAAGTCATTAGTCCGAAATTTAGAACTCTATTTGGAGGAGCATTCTTTCTATTCGGGGATCCATTTGGACTTTGAAGGATTAGGCCCGGAACATTCTACCCATTATAAGGAGCTGTTGTTGGAACTCCAACCAGCGCTAAAGAAAAAAGGAAAACTTCTTACATTAGCGGTCTTTCCATCTGAAGAAATCGATCCTAAACTTTCCGGTTTTCATTCCGCAATTTATAAAGAGAATCTCGCGGATGAGATCGTGCTTATGGCTTACGATCTGCATTCTCCCAAAACCTCTCCTGGGCCAGTGACCGAATTCGATTGGGCCAAACGAAATACGGAACTTCTACTCAAGACATATCAACCGGAACAGATCTGGTTAGGACTTCCCCTTTACGGTTATTATTGGAAGAAGGGCAATAAAAAACCGAAACTTCTCACAAGAATGATGGATAAAAAATTTGCCTTAGAATTCGGGAAGGAAGCAAAAGGCATCTATATAATAAAAACAGAAAACGGAGAAGGAAGCTTGATACTTGAATTCGATCATTGGATAAAATATGCGAATAGTTTAAAATTATCCGGCATAGCATTTTGGAGATTGGGCTTTTAA
- a CDS encoding LIC13411 family adhesin has protein sequence MKKRPIIHFFCIFLLGLIVIDCSTYWSHRKKDLADVFTAGVETPGYGIGVRIGPLATGFVFQGGESEPGKRDLGTGYGLRGGTYGPYRSQQLIFGFLGGEKFHSMPPTETPPQKAETKTPGPNSQTSDNFLLLPENPESEQEQNPTPELSDERLNSKSYEIRYLRFYNNPVSERRKAKKEAFFRKYLESLDPQKRNEAIQTFLAQNPKNKDDYPSAFLFELEFYISIRYGIRVGFNIGEFLDFLLGFAGIDLMEDDI, from the coding sequence ATGAAAAAAAGACCTATCATACATTTTTTCTGTATTTTTCTTTTGGGCCTTATAGTGATCGATTGTTCAACATACTGGTCTCATAGAAAAAAAGATTTAGCAGACGTTTTCACCGCGGGAGTAGAAACTCCTGGCTATGGTATCGGAGTTCGAATAGGACCACTTGCTACCGGATTCGTTTTTCAAGGCGGAGAATCCGAACCTGGAAAAAGGGATCTAGGAACCGGGTACGGATTAAGAGGCGGAACTTACGGGCCTTACAGGTCCCAACAATTGATCTTTGGATTTTTAGGAGGGGAGAAGTTCCACTCCATGCCTCCAACTGAAACTCCTCCACAGAAAGCAGAAACCAAAACTCCTGGACCTAATTCTCAAACAAGTGATAACTTTTTACTACTTCCTGAAAATCCAGAATCGGAACAGGAGCAAAATCCTACCCCTGAACTCTCCGACGAAAGATTAAATTCTAAAAGTTACGAAATTCGATATTTACGTTTTTATAATAATCCGGTCTCCGAGAGAAGAAAGGCTAAAAAGGAAGCTTTCTTTCGAAAATACTTAGAGAGCTTAGATCCCCAAAAAAGAAATGAGGCAATCCAGACCTTCTTGGCTCAAAATCCAAAAAACAAGGATGATTATCCCTCCGCGTTTTTGTTCGAACTGGAGTTCTATATTTCCATCCGCTATGGTATAAGAGTAGGATTCAATATCGGGGAATTTTTGGACTTTCTCTTAGGATTTGCCGGGATCGATTTGATGGAAGACGATATCTGA
- a CDS encoding rhomboid family intramembrane serine protease — protein MKAFLFEFPLTAFFVVLISISQIFLTVFVPEEILNAFFISRPGEFYPWKWVGMVFLHADFTHLFWNMIFLFFLGRIVEYKVGQAKWLLFFFMGALVSGGLDSLVRGMILGENQPAIGASGAVSGLSAVAALLSPFSIRIRKRSYPFPVFALAWLMVYSDITNLFSKDQVAHWAHLGGFISVVFTAYFLNNKIKRELHTGFALNLVFVVLLLILGFFVGAR, from the coding sequence ATGAAAGCCTTTCTATTCGAATTCCCTTTGACCGCTTTTTTTGTAGTACTGATCAGTATCTCTCAGATCTTTCTTACCGTATTCGTTCCGGAAGAAATTCTAAACGCATTCTTCATTAGTCGTCCTGGAGAGTTCTATCCTTGGAAGTGGGTCGGAATGGTCTTCTTGCATGCGGACTTCACTCACTTGTTTTGGAATATGATCTTTCTATTTTTCTTAGGTAGGATCGTAGAATATAAAGTAGGCCAAGCAAAATGGCTACTTTTCTTTTTTATGGGCGCACTTGTTTCAGGCGGTTTGGATTCCCTTGTTCGAGGAATGATCTTAGGAGAAAATCAACCTGCCATCGGAGCTTCGGGCGCTGTGTCCGGTTTATCCGCTGTTGCCGCTTTACTTTCTCCTTTTTCTATTCGCATTAGAAAGAGAAGTTACCCTTTTCCTGTTTTCGCTTTGGCTTGGCTTATGGTATATTCCGATATTACCAATTTATTTTCCAAAGACCAAGTGGCTCATTGGGCACACTTAGGCGGATTTATTTCTGTGGTATTCACCGCGTATTTTTTAAATAATAAGATCAAACGCGAATTGCATACTGGATTTGCGTTAAACTTAGTGTTCGTAGTTTTACTTTTGATCTTGGGATTTTTTGTCGGAGCGAGATAA
- a CDS encoding FecR family protein, translating into MNRKLFLLFLIVTFIGSSNFCSKVSKSKPGLVVIFLTGKVDVQRNGKLIPLSLGSVLQKDDTIKTNSGTLDLQTSLGHVIRLKSYTNLSIDSLHGEGSEETSLAVKTGLLLVKTNKLSQKEQFKISTPTAIAGVRGTAFSFEVVQGTLPKIKVYEGMVAMTLKAPVSQEIPADKIAENPNYQKFQKLLEENEIVISEEEEAEVKPEFDQLAQTILNRLDDASIAQSIEKFRNDLVRTVQKGKFERDPRESADLETLVKVNEDLVSGSLDNKYLAKEIEKDQSEKLNIAFDKLESEASAQKLASEEEIQKYYSVLESVHKLDKTVLHGAVVAQVGNTMLVHSTKGIYRLDVSEVEYIQYKNFDVITKKKK; encoded by the coding sequence ATGAATCGAAAACTCTTCCTTTTGTTCCTAATTGTAACATTCATCGGATCCTCAAACTTTTGTTCTAAAGTTTCTAAATCCAAACCGGGTTTAGTAGTCATATTTCTGACCGGTAAAGTAGATGTGCAAAGAAACGGAAAGCTTATCCCTCTTTCTTTAGGAAGCGTCCTACAAAAGGATGATACCATTAAAACGAATAGCGGGACCTTGGATCTGCAAACTAGTCTTGGCCATGTGATACGTTTAAAATCTTATACAAATCTAAGTATTGATTCTCTTCACGGAGAAGGTTCGGAAGAAACTTCCCTTGCAGTTAAAACGGGACTTCTTCTTGTAAAAACAAACAAGTTAAGCCAAAAAGAGCAGTTCAAAATTTCCACACCTACTGCGATCGCAGGTGTTCGAGGAACTGCATTCTCTTTTGAAGTAGTACAAGGCACACTTCCTAAGATCAAAGTTTATGAGGGAATGGTTGCCATGACCTTAAAGGCTCCCGTAAGCCAAGAAATTCCCGCAGATAAAATAGCCGAAAATCCGAATTACCAAAAGTTCCAAAAACTATTGGAAGAAAACGAGATCGTGATCTCGGAAGAAGAAGAGGCAGAAGTCAAACCTGAATTCGACCAACTGGCCCAAACTATTTTGAATCGATTGGATGACGCATCCATCGCCCAAAGTATTGAAAAGTTTCGGAATGATCTAGTGCGAACTGTTCAAAAAGGAAAATTCGAAAGAGATCCTAGGGAAAGTGCGGACCTGGAAACCTTGGTAAAGGTAAACGAAGATCTGGTCTCCGGAAGCCTGGACAATAAATATCTAGCAAAAGAGATAGAGAAGGACCAATCCGAAAAACTAAATATCGCCTTTGATAAATTAGAATCCGAAGCAAGCGCGCAAAAACTAGCTTCCGAAGAAGAGATCCAAAAGTATTACAGTGTATTGGAATCCGTTCACAAGCTGGACAAGACAGTTTTACACGGAGCAGTGGTAGCTCAGGTCGGAAATACCATGTTGGTACATTCTACCAAAGGGATCTACCGTTTGGATGTTTCCGAAGTGGAGTATATTCAGTATAAAAACTTCGACGTGATTACCAAAAAGAAAAAGTAA
- a CDS encoding LIC13410 family lipoprotein: MKRQLSAISFAAVLIFGACSSEQKKSEHAYVPNSDIRVVEANMIKEGDKRIKAEAVLGTPTFEENTQDGSVLEWYFESTTYQKNSYKTLAEKPSRVDDSTKYIKVIVDKKGVIKKYEYKL, encoded by the coding sequence ATGAAACGCCAATTATCCGCAATATCATTTGCTGCGGTACTTATTTTCGGAGCTTGTTCTTCAGAACAAAAAAAATCGGAACATGCTTACGTTCCGAATTCGGATATTCGTGTTGTAGAAGCGAATATGATCAAGGAAGGAGATAAAAGAATTAAAGCAGAAGCTGTTTTAGGAACTCCAACTTTCGAAGAAAACACCCAAGATGGATCCGTTTTGGAATGGTACTTTGAATCCACTACCTACCAAAAAAATTCCTACAAAACTTTGGCGGAAAAGCCTTCTAGAGTGGATGATAGCACTAAATACATCAAAGTGATCGTTGATAAAAAAGGTGTGATCAAAAAATACGAATACAAACTCTAA
- a CDS encoding TetR/AcrR family transcriptional regulator: MPKIAKKKTPTSSKQKEKNSKLNLRKSPSQKRAIERVEYILDIVADLLDEVGTEGLTTNLIAQRAGIPIGSLYQYFPNKHAILKAVGQRHLERVNSMILNFLEAHPSKADWENLVDKLIDAFAQLYKSEPGFIPMWSNKNLDPELVSIDRENNRAIANFIAELFFGVIPWMKKKEEMMVMSRIMVEVSDSVLSRWLRERQDNALADGILQELKTMLKAYMNYYIQRGSK; encoded by the coding sequence TTGCCCAAAATTGCAAAAAAGAAAACGCCAACTTCCTCTAAACAAAAAGAGAAAAACTCTAAGTTAAATCTGAGAAAATCACCTTCTCAAAAAAGAGCGATAGAGAGGGTAGAGTATATCCTGGATATTGTCGCGGATCTTTTGGATGAGGTCGGAACAGAAGGGCTTACTACAAATCTGATCGCTCAAAGAGCTGGAATACCGATCGGGTCCTTGTACCAATATTTTCCGAACAAACATGCTATCTTAAAAGCTGTAGGGCAAAGGCATTTGGAAAGGGTCAATTCTATGATCCTGAATTTCCTAGAAGCTCATCCAAGCAAAGCGGATTGGGAAAATCTGGTGGATAAACTCATAGATGCGTTCGCTCAACTTTATAAATCGGAACCCGGGTTTATTCCTATGTGGTCGAATAAAAATTTAGATCCTGAGCTTGTGAGTATCGATAGAGAGAACAATAGGGCCATCGCCAATTTTATCGCGGAGTTATTTTTCGGTGTCATTCCTTGGATGAAGAAAAAAGAGGAAATGATGGTAATGTCCAGGATCATGGTAGAAGTATCAGATTCCGTTCTTAGCCGTTGGCTTCGAGAAAGACAAGATAACGCACTCGCGGATGGGATCTTACAGGAACTGAAAACTATGCTTAAAGCTTATATGAATTATTATATCCAGAGAGGATCTAAATGA
- a CDS encoding 1-acyl-sn-glycerol-3-phosphate acyltransferase produces the protein MNELEETRIHHKNIVVFGGGPMGVHLSVSLAERADRLFLWYSDKKKADRLQKDRSAELLEEFVPLADNIIVTNDFDFLSQGSWVIVIAVPSRQKENVIDRISSYLSEQEEHTIISFTKGLVSTSTRKKTNAITFSDYVIKVREMKENLNMEYVAVAGPNLLSEMAKGKHSFFSIASTGEKASEVMEDLFFGPRNHIKTFEDIRTLELFGVMKNPIAIACGLVNGIPECGSNFEGELISLGFAEILTLLNALELPVKPAMEFGLADLITTATSRSSRNRAYGQRFIRKLISGEDSPNLLERIELFLNPKEFIQKEMSQSETHVEGAYALSTILDLAEERKVELPLFTTLFEVLTRKVSPTEMIRFVSKSTSDDIRNISRTARKRFGLSLASGKEFQQALRRRVLRHVYSQPGLSDRILKQSGLQIKSLEKRYSEAVETGAGTDLMLLPREIELWRETETAYENGKSRNLDRLVEFYVSEIADEYSPLFRESLIHLVAPARFAIGGFKPGGGLPKIGGNVKEIKALASRYDILYTPTHRSHLDSIEVAFGLRWLGLPVPRYAADKKVMGTPGLARVLKSLGAYMVDRKRNRNLLYLECLTQYSTMMLEAGIPTLVYPEGTRSRTGGIIPIKTGILSTSVDAFKHTGSEVIVVPIVLSYENVPEDVEFAGKDTHLSFKDFLFKRTEVYMDLCEPIPVSRYIQEDDPTLSISLEISRSWQAHHKILPNHIVAKLLMEAGGEISSSDLSKMIEEMILTRKGNYLTKDVPEILDRGLKVLNSRKFIKRENGQIKALEPELLQYYGNMVPDPT, from the coding sequence ATGAATGAATTGGAAGAGACTCGAATCCATCACAAAAACATCGTCGTCTTCGGAGGCGGGCCGATGGGAGTTCATCTATCCGTATCATTGGCAGAAAGAGCGGATCGCCTTTTTCTTTGGTACTCCGATAAGAAGAAAGCGGATCGCCTTCAAAAAGATAGATCCGCAGAATTATTAGAAGAATTTGTTCCGCTTGCTGATAATATTATAGTTACAAACGATTTCGATTTTTTATCACAAGGTTCCTGGGTTATCGTTATCGCTGTTCCTTCTAGACAAAAGGAAAACGTGATCGATAGGATCTCTTCTTATCTTTCCGAACAGGAAGAGCATACGATCATTTCTTTTACCAAAGGTCTGGTTTCCACTTCTACTCGTAAAAAGACAAATGCCATCACTTTCTCCGACTATGTGATCAAGGTCAGAGAGATGAAAGAAAATCTGAATATGGAATATGTTGCTGTGGCTGGACCTAACCTTCTTTCCGAAATGGCCAAAGGTAAACACAGCTTTTTCTCTATTGCATCCACGGGCGAAAAAGCGTCCGAGGTAATGGAAGATCTTTTTTTCGGACCAAGAAATCATATTAAAACTTTTGAAGATATCAGAACTCTGGAATTATTCGGAGTAATGAAAAACCCGATCGCGATTGCCTGCGGTCTTGTGAATGGGATCCCTGAATGTGGATCCAATTTCGAGGGGGAGTTGATCAGCTTAGGTTTTGCAGAGATATTAACTCTATTAAACGCTTTAGAACTTCCGGTAAAACCTGCGATGGAATTCGGGCTTGCAGATCTGATCACTACGGCAACATCCAGATCTAGCCGGAACAGAGCGTATGGACAGAGATTTATACGTAAGCTGATCTCAGGAGAAGATTCTCCGAATCTACTCGAAAGAATAGAGCTCTTCTTAAATCCAAAAGAATTCATCCAAAAAGAAATGAGCCAGAGCGAAACTCATGTAGAAGGAGCCTATGCACTTTCTACCATTTTGGATCTGGCAGAGGAAAGGAAGGTAGAACTTCCGCTTTTTACTACACTCTTCGAAGTTCTTACTAGAAAGGTATCTCCTACGGAAATGATCCGATTCGTTTCCAAATCTACTAGCGACGATATACGAAATATTTCCAGGACCGCTCGTAAAAGATTCGGGCTGTCTCTTGCATCAGGGAAAGAATTCCAACAAGCGTTAAGAAGAAGGGTGCTTCGTCATGTTTATTCTCAACCTGGATTGTCGGATCGGATCTTAAAACAATCCGGATTACAGATCAAGTCTTTGGAAAAAAGATATTCTGAGGCCGTGGAGACAGGAGCCGGAACGGATTTAATGCTTCTTCCTAGAGAGATTGAGTTATGGAGAGAAACTGAAACCGCGTATGAAAACGGAAAGAGTAGAAACCTGGATCGTTTGGTAGAGTTTTATGTTTCTGAAATTGCAGACGAATACAGTCCGCTATTTAGGGAATCTCTTATTCATTTGGTTGCTCCAGCTCGTTTTGCGATCGGAGGTTTTAAACCTGGGGGAGGGCTTCCTAAGATAGGCGGTAATGTAAAGGAGATCAAGGCACTCGCTTCCAGATATGATATTTTATACACTCCAACGCATAGATCTCATTTAGATTCAATCGAAGTCGCTTTTGGTCTGAGATGGCTGGGGCTTCCTGTTCCAAGATATGCTGCGGATAAAAAAGTAATGGGAACTCCGGGGCTTGCCAGGGTTTTGAAATCCTTGGGTGCCTATATGGTGGACAGAAAAAGAAATCGGAACCTTCTCTACTTAGAATGTTTGACCCAATATTCTACAATGATGTTGGAGGCTGGAATTCCTACATTGGTTTATCCGGAAGGGACCAGGTCCAGAACAGGCGGTATCATTCCGATCAAAACAGGAATTCTTTCTACCTCAGTGGATGCATTTAAACATACTGGAAGCGAAGTGATCGTAGTTCCTATCGTTCTTTCTTATGAGAACGTTCCGGAGGATGTAGAGTTTGCAGGTAAAGACACTCATCTTTCTTTTAAGGACTTCTTATTCAAAAGAACAGAAGTGTACATGGATCTTTGTGAACCGATTCCGGTTTCTAGATATATCCAAGAGGATGATCCTACTCTTTCTATTTCTTTGGAGATCTCCAGGTCTTGGCAGGCGCATCATAAAATTCTTCCGAACCATATAGTTGCAAAACTTTTAATGGAAGCAGGAGGAGAGATTAGCTCTTCCGATCTAAGTAAAATGATAGAAGAAATGATCCTAACAAGAAAGGGAAATTATCTAACCAAGGATGTTCCGGAAATTTTGGATCGAGGTTTAAAAGTTTTAAATTCTAGAAAGTTTATCAAAAGAGAAAACGGCCAGATCAAAGCATTGGAGCCTGAACTTCTGCAATATTATGGAAACATGGTACCGGACCCGACGTAA
- a CDS encoding alcohol dehydrogenase catalytic domain-containing protein, whose protein sequence is MIEVRFTAFEYNSNDSFTDSVYEMKGSEESGWHILRNSSPYLELGKGYRLLKTELCGICSTDLDRRFLPFPLPQIIGHEVVASDYLTGEKYVLEINDTVVSRGEEPDPFCKVGIPTHSPTRMVLGIDRLPGGFGPYILAPKGNLVEIKQLEDMEAVLLEPFAASLHGVEVSVHRAGTQLRKIAVLGPRRLGSLVIAALDLYRKRSNLNYEIVSLIRHQSLANLSLRMGADQVLYFSDLGEVEVRDGLLFEKNVGTTTAASWSDYKQAFDLIFDTTGSVSGLETSTYLTQKEIHRKTTNGQASLGIEHLTELVVDEISVTNLRSDFLDLVWGIEVTSPALVFVSSSASLDKEEKDLLEDLEKKDRIRIFTGSIKEGTEFLESQEFPGTLPRFDFAIIDSSSELDTVIRPDKKEEKSLVRPRGFILIPKSAKHGSNLFLDWIVGGGILSTSRCGDFVRTRELLETEPGFLKSVSENLISKEFDSRSIPEAYTDARKPENIKVVVRHKAS, encoded by the coding sequence TTGATCGAAGTTCGTTTCACCGCTTTCGAATACAACTCCAATGATTCTTTTACGGATTCAGTCTATGAAATGAAAGGCTCGGAAGAATCTGGCTGGCATATATTACGAAATTCTTCTCCTTACTTAGAACTAGGTAAAGGGTATAGACTTCTCAAAACGGAACTTTGTGGGATCTGTTCCACGGACCTAGATCGCAGATTTTTGCCTTTTCCGCTTCCTCAGATCATAGGCCACGAAGTGGTCGCATCCGATTATCTCACTGGAGAAAAATATGTATTAGAGATCAATGATACAGTAGTCTCCAGAGGAGAAGAACCGGATCCATTTTGTAAGGTTGGAATTCCAACACATAGTCCGACTAGAATGGTATTGGGAATAGATCGTCTTCCAGGAGGATTCGGGCCTTATATACTGGCACCTAAAGGAAATTTAGTAGAGATCAAACAATTAGAAGATATGGAAGCGGTTCTATTAGAGCCATTTGCGGCTTCTTTGCATGGTGTAGAAGTTTCCGTTCATCGAGCCGGAACTCAGCTCCGGAAAATTGCAGTTTTAGGTCCTAGACGTTTGGGTTCTCTTGTGATCGCAGCATTGGATTTGTATAGGAAGAGAAGCAATTTGAACTATGAGATTGTTTCTCTCATCCGCCACCAAAGCTTAGCGAATCTATCCCTGAGGATGGGCGCAGATCAGGTCTTATACTTTTCCGATCTAGGAGAGGTGGAAGTAAGAGACGGTCTTTTATTTGAGAAGAACGTAGGAACTACAACAGCTGCCTCTTGGTCCGATTACAAACAAGCTTTCGATCTGATATTTGATACCACTGGTTCTGTTTCCGGATTAGAAACTAGCACCTATCTTACGCAAAAAGAAATTCATAGAAAGACCACAAATGGCCAGGCTTCTCTCGGAATTGAGCATCTCACCGAACTAGTAGTGGATGAGATTTCAGTAACGAATCTTAGATCTGATTTTTTAGATCTGGTTTGGGGAATTGAAGTTACATCTCCTGCTTTGGTTTTTGTTTCTTCTTCTGCGTCTTTGGACAAAGAAGAAAAAGATCTACTAGAGGATCTGGAGAAGAAAGATCGAATTCGGATCTTTACCGGTTCCATTAAAGAAGGAACGGAGTTTTTAGAGTCACAAGAATTCCCAGGCACTCTGCCTCGATTCGATTTTGCAATTATAGATTCTTCTTCCGAACTAGACACAGTGATCCGTCCGGATAAGAAGGAAGAAAAATCCTTGGTTCGACCGAGAGGTTTTATTTTGATCCCTAAGTCTGCAAAGCACGGATCCAATTTGTTTTTAGATTGGATTGTAGGTGGCGGAATTTTGAGCACAAGTAGATGCGGAGACTTCGTTCGGACTAGGGAACTTCTGGAAACAGAACCAGGATTTCTAAAATCTGTTTCGGAAAACTTGATCAGTAAAGAATTCGATTCCAGATCCATACCGGAAGCATATACCGACGCCAGAAAACCGGAGAATATAAAAGTGGTTGTCAGACATAAAGCTTCCTGA
- a CDS encoding fructosamine kinase family protein, which yields MAITNTGMGELIRDGLDRLGILSSSKRAEITHHSTSLFELYKARLPDGSQLAIKIIPKKEMAETEAEGLEQLCKLGVRVPEYLGSVHLGKVSLLAMEFVQTGSSAGFREDLIASLKNLYKNEFGSWGWKRDNFIGSLSQANGWFSTFREFYWERRLKPQIELAQTRKLLTEKDSLAIRGIFDKFSEDWGLDHIKPRLIHGDLWSGNVLQGKNGFAYLIDPSVAYSHPEQDLAMLQLFGSPLNLEEMQDILATAGLDDPGNLKDRIQFWQLYPVLVHINLFGASYLTSLRHILRYYGVK from the coding sequence ATGGCAATCACGAATACAGGAATGGGTGAATTGATCCGAGACGGATTAGATCGTCTTGGTATTTTATCCTCCTCCAAAAGGGCGGAGATCACCCACCATTCTACCAGCTTATTCGAGCTATATAAGGCAAGGTTGCCCGACGGTTCTCAGCTCGCCATTAAGATCATCCCTAAAAAAGAAATGGCGGAAACAGAAGCGGAAGGCCTGGAACAACTTTGCAAACTTGGGGTCAGAGTTCCGGAATATCTGGGATCTGTTCATCTAGGAAAAGTTTCTCTTCTTGCTATGGAATTTGTGCAAACAGGCTCTTCTGCGGGATTCAGAGAAGATCTGATAGCCAGTTTAAAAAATTTATACAAAAACGAATTCGGATCCTGGGGCTGGAAGAGAGATAATTTTATAGGTTCTCTCAGCCAAGCCAATGGTTGGTTTTCGACCTTCCGCGAATTCTATTGGGAAAGAAGATTAAAACCTCAGATTGAACTTGCACAAACTAGAAAACTTCTGACCGAAAAAGACTCTTTAGCGATCCGAGGTATCTTCGATAAGTTTTCGGAAGATTGGGGATTGGATCATATAAAACCAAGATTGATCCATGGAGATCTTTGGTCCGGAAACGTTTTGCAAGGTAAGAATGGTTTTGCGTATTTGATAGATCCGTCCGTGGCTTATTCTCATCCGGAACAAGACCTTGCAATGTTGCAATTATTCGGAAGTCCTTTAAATCTGGAAGAGATGCAGGACATTCTGGCTACTGCTGGTCTGGATGACCCAGGCAATTTGAAAGATAGGATCCAATTCTGGCAGCTATATCCGGTGCTTGTGCATATCAATCTTTTCGGAGCGTCCTACCTGACGAGTCTCCGACATATACTTCGCTATTACGGCGTGAAATAG